The sequence TCAAGAAGTTTGTGATCTACACCTTCGCAGGTTCACTGCCTTGGTGCTTTGTTCTGGGTTACATAGGCGTTCAGTTAGGTCCAAGATGGGAAATAATAAAGGGATACTTCCATATATTAGATGTAATAGTTGTAGTTGGAATAATTGCCTTTTTAGGGTACATAATCTACAAATACAAAGATAAAGTTAGTTTGAATTAAACTTTAAATGGGTTAATTAAAACACCAAGTTAAACAAAAAAAAACTTATATGATTCAGTTTAGTCTGAATTTTATTCTTACTTTTTATTTTAGTGATTGTTCCTGATCCAATTTATAAGCTTAAAAAATATTGATTGACCTAATTAAAATTTAAACCCATGGAATCATGAAAGTACGACGGATCAAAATACAGATGGATCAAATGGGGACAGATTAAATAAACAGATTAAAAGAGGGAGATCGTATGAAGGGCATGAGTACTTGGAAATTAAAATTAAGACTTTGGGCAGCCAGTGTGCTGTTATTTGGACTTCTTTATGTTATATTGATGCTTATAAGCTACTACTTTGGATTTGGTGGACCTTTAATATACACGTTACTTGCACTCTTTATAGTGTTCATCCAGTACATGCTCGGCCCCAAGATGGTTGAGATGACCATGAATGTTCACTACGTATCTGAGGCTGAAGCTCCCCATCTACATGCAATGGTTGAGGATCTCGCAATGAAGGCAAACATACCCAAGCCAAAGGTCGGAATTTCGGAGATAAACCTTCCAAATGCATTTGCATTCGGCAGAACCAAAAGAGATGGTAGGGTGTGTGTAACCCGTGGCATAATGAACCTTCTAGATGAAGAGGAACTTGAAGCCGTACTCGGACATGAGATGTCCCATATAAAACACAGCGACATGATAGTTATGACCCTAATAAGTGTTGTTCCACTTATATGTTACTACATCTTTTTAAGCACATTGTTTTCAAGGGGAGATAAAGATAATGGAACTTTAATCATTGGAATTGCAGCTCTTGGAGGTTACATTGCAGGACAAATTCTTGTTCTGTTTGTTTCACGTGTAAGAGAGTACTACGCAGATCAGGGTAGTGTTGAACTGGGATGTAAACCCCACAAACTTGCAAGTGCCCTTTACAAGCTCGTTTACGGGTCTGCTAAGTTTAACAAGGATGATCTGAAGGAAGTGGAAGGGGTGAAGGCATTCTTTGTCAACGATGTGTCTGATGCAAGAAACGAGATAAACGATCTCAGGCAGT is a genomic window of Methanobacterium congolense containing:
- a CDS encoding zinc metalloprotease HtpX; translated protein: MKGMSTWKLKLRLWAASVLLFGLLYVILMLISYYFGFGGPLIYTLLALFIVFIQYMLGPKMVEMTMNVHYVSEAEAPHLHAMVEDLAMKANIPKPKVGISEINLPNAFAFGRTKRDGRVCVTRGIMNLLDEEELEAVLGHEMSHIKHSDMIVMTLISVVPLICYYIFLSTLFSRGDKDNGTLIIGIAALGGYIAGQILVLFVSRVREYYADQGSVELGCKPHKLASALYKLVYGSAKFNKDDLKEVEGVKAFFVNDVSDARNEINDLRQLDLNMDGVISEAELSELKYTPAKISTANKMMEVLSTHPNMVKRVKMLAELS